The Pseudomonas berkeleyensis genome includes a region encoding these proteins:
- a CDS encoding tetratricopeptide repeat protein, with protein MNRTGRTLSLGCLLLFLPLFALAGGNSLLIPASGSCALNATPEDMPDALASCQEMARAGNMQAAYELGEYYYDGKRTPRDFKQALTWFERASLQGHAEAQLRLGTMFFRGEGVPANNVQAYIVLKMASVNGSDEAMDSADLVSAQMRRDELEIASQVLGQIFRSYLLELQTAEGRSPFSPLP; from the coding sequence ATGAACCGCACCGGCCGCACCCTGTCCCTGGGCTGCCTGTTGCTTTTCCTCCCGCTGTTTGCACTTGCAGGCGGCAACTCCCTGCTGATCCCTGCCAGCGGCAGCTGTGCGCTGAACGCTACGCCTGAAGACATGCCAGACGCCCTCGCCAGCTGCCAGGAAATGGCACGCGCTGGCAACATGCAGGCGGCCTACGAGCTGGGCGAGTATTACTACGACGGCAAACGCACCCCACGCGACTTCAAGCAGGCGCTGACCTGGTTCGAACGTGCTTCGCTGCAGGGGCATGCCGAAGCTCAACTGCGCCTGGGCACCATGTTCTTCCGCGGCGAAGGCGTGCCGGCCAACAATGTGCAGGCCTACATCGTATTGAAGATGGCTTCGGTCAACGGCTCGGACGAAGCGATGGACAGCGCCGATCTGGTTTCGGCGCAGATGCGTCGCGATGAGCTGGAAATTGCCAGCCAGGTTCTGGGCCAGATCTTCCGCAGCTACCTGCTGGAATTGCAGACCGCCGAAGGCCGCTCGCCCTTCTCGCCGCTGCCTTGA